The following are encoded in a window of Coregonus clupeaformis isolate EN_2021a chromosome 34, ASM2061545v1, whole genome shotgun sequence genomic DNA:
- the rmdn1 gene encoding regulator of microtubule dynamics protein 1, whose protein sequence is MMAGATFMRFAARTVLSAPACKAVKIRGYHRQYLTTFRNNTSSINGGRTAFLLTLPALSYLGLEAYRRVQSATVVHALEKAEEVVEQADYLYSCGETEKLYQLLLQYKDSDDAEFLWRLARASRDLSLLAHIAADEKKRLTFEAFEYAKKALEKNEACFAAHKWYAVCLSDIGDYEGVKVKIGNSYIIKEHLQRAIELNPKDATSIHILGYWCFAFAELAWYQRKVAAMIFASPPTATYEEALAFFLKAEEVDPNFYSKNLLMLGKSYMAVKDQGNAVLWLRKARDYPPHTEEDKEVHKEALDLLKKLGA, encoded by the exons ATGATGGCAGGAGCAACTTTCATGCGATTTGCTGCCCGGACTGTGCTATCGGCACCTGCTTGTAAAGCCGTCAAGATCCGAGGATATCATCGACAATACTTGACTACTTTCAGGAACAATACCTCAAGTATTAAC GGTGGAAGAACTGCATTTCTGCTCACCTTACCAGCACTATCTTATCTAGGCCTGGAAGCCTACAGGAGGGTGCAGAGTGCAACTGTGGTCCATGCTCTGGAAAAAG CTGAAGAGGTTGTGGAACAAGCAGATTACCTGTATAGCtgtggggagacagagaaactCTACCAGCTTCTGCTACAGTATAAggacag tgatgATGCTGAGTTCCTGTGGAGGCTGGCGCGGGCGTCTCGTGACCTCTCCCTCCTCGCTCACATTGCTGCTGACGAGAAGAAGAGGCTGACCTTTGAGGCGTTTGAATACGCCAAGAAGGCCCTGGAGAAAAATGAGGCCTGCTTCGCAGCACACAAA TGGTATGCAGTGTGCCTCAGTGACATAGGCGATTACGAGGGGGTCAAAGTAAAAATAGGAAATTCTTACATCATTAAAGAACATTTGCAG AGGGCCATCGAGCTAAATCCAAAAGATGCCACATCCATCCATATCTTGGGTTATTG GTGTTTTGCCTTTGCTGAGTTGGCGTGGTATCAACGTAAAGTGGCAGCCATGATCTTCGCCTCTCCTCCCACTGCCACATACGAAGAG GCTTTGGCGTTCTTCCTGAAAGCTGAAGAAG TGGACCCCAACTTCTACAGTAAGAATCTGCTTATGCTGGGAAAGTCCTACATGGCAGTGAAGGACCAGGGGAATGCTGTGCTCTGGCTGAGAAAGGCACGGGACTACCCCCCTCACACAGAGGAAGACAAGGAG GTCCATAAAGAAGCCCTTGACCTTCTGAAGAAGCTCGGGGCATAA